A genomic stretch from Eretmochelys imbricata isolate rEreImb1 chromosome 24, rEreImb1.hap1, whole genome shotgun sequence includes:
- the LOC144279761 gene encoding apolipoprotein A-IV-like, which produces MKLFTLILTLAILAGSQASLLSDEPTPRLEQVRKGFWEYVAKATSSTEKTMELIRKSELGQEINSCISHSLAAANTYGTELQKQLPLVAQELAAKPSKGTEQLVQKIAGELQRKGQWSVEDLRAGPAPYAEGLLEQAEQRAETLHHSVAAGTQELSERLQQSMEKLRSQLGPFVQELSERLQQPMQEFQQGLEPYLQKL; this is translated from the exons ATGAAGCTTTTCACCCTCATCCTGACGCTGGCTATCCTGGCAG GCAGCCAGGCCTCTCTCCTCAGCGATGAGCCCACACCAAGGCTGGAGCAGGTCCGCAAAGGCTTCTGGGAGTATGTGGCCAAAGCCACCAGTTCCACCGAGAAAACCATGGAACTGATCCGTAAATCTGAGCTGGGTCAGGAGATCAA CAGCTGCATCAGCCACAGCCTGGCGGCTGCCAACACCTATGGcacagagctgcagaagcagctgcccCTTGTGGCCCAGGAGCTGGCTGCCAAGCCGAGCAAGGGCACAGAGCAGCTGGTGCAGAAGATTGCAGGGGAGCTGCAGCGGAAGGGGCAGTGGAGCGTGGAGGACTTGCGGGCTGGGCCGGCACCCTACGCtgaggggctgctggagcaggCAGAGCAGCGTGCTGAGACCCTGCACCACAGCGTGGCGGCTGGCACCCAGGAGCTGAGCGAGCGGCTGCAGCAGAGCATGGAGAAGCTGCGAAGCCAGCTGGGTCCCTTCGTCCAGGAGCTGAGCGAGCGGCTGCAGCAGCCCATGCAGGAGTtccagcaggggctggagccctaCCTGCAGAAGCTGTAG